The Sulfurimonas lithotrophica genome includes a region encoding these proteins:
- the luxS gene encoding S-ribosylhomocysteine lyase, whose amino-acid sequence MPLLDSFTVDHTIMPAPAVRKAKGMKSPSGDAITVFDLRFVKPNKATLSSEGIHTLEHLFAGFMREHLNSKKVEIIDVSPMGCRTGFYMSVLGKPSEKRVAKAWEASMKDILKVKRKKDIPELNKYQCGTYKMHSLTDAKEIAKNVLKKGIGIMSNKDLKLDLKKVK is encoded by the coding sequence ATGCCATTATTAGACTCATTTACAGTAGATCATACAATAATGCCGGCACCTGCAGTGCGTAAAGCAAAGGGTATGAAAAGTCCAAGCGGAGATGCTATTACGGTTTTTGATTTACGTTTCGTAAAACCGAACAAAGCTACTTTATCTAGCGAAGGTATTCATACACTTGAGCATCTATTTGCAGGTTTTATGCGTGAGCATTTAAACTCTAAAAAAGTAGAGATTATAGATGTATCTCCAATGGGTTGCCGTACGGGGTTTTATATGTCCGTATTAGGCAAACCGAGTGAAAAGAGAGTTGCTAAGGCTTGGGAAGCGTCTATGAAAGATATTTTAAAAGTAAAAAGAAAAAAAGATATACCTGAACTTAACAAGTATCAGTGCGGAACTTATAAAATGCATTCATTAACAGATGCCAAAGAGATAGCAAAAAATGTCCTTAAAAAAGGAATTGGAATTATGAGTAATAAAGACTTAAAGTTAGATCTTAAAAAGGTAAAATAG
- a CDS encoding thiamine pyrophosphate-dependent enzyme has translation MSEMKKIKNLKEFSTSADRFEGANLLCPGCAHSIIVREVLNATNDDMVLSASTGCLEVCTAVYPYTSWDASWIHIGFENGSTAVAGAEAMHKALKKKGRLKQPDRNPKFVSFAGDGSSYDIGFQWISGCMERGHNIMHVVLDNEVYANTGGQRSSSTPIGGHTTTSQAGTHSYGEKKNKKDMVSIMASHHIPYSAQVAPNKWKDMVKKIQHGFSVEGPVFINAASPCTTEWKFDPKDTMHLADLATDSLVFPLYEIIDGRELNITYRPKNVVPVEEYLAAQGRFKHLFKDEYKYLIKEWQERIDENWAYLNRREEARV, from the coding sequence ATGAGTGAAATGAAAAAAATTAAAAATTTAAAAGAGTTCTCAACTTCTGCAGACAGGTTTGAGGGAGCTAACCTTCTTTGTCCAGGTTGTGCTCACTCTATTATCGTTCGTGAAGTTTTAAATGCAACTAACGATGATATGGTACTTTCTGCATCAACCGGTTGTTTAGAAGTTTGTACGGCAGTTTACCCATATACATCATGGGATGCTTCTTGGATTCATATTGGATTTGAGAACGGTTCAACTGCAGTTGCAGGTGCTGAAGCTATGCATAAAGCATTAAAGAAAAAAGGTCGTCTAAAGCAACCTGATCGTAACCCAAAATTTGTATCTTTTGCGGGTGACGGTTCTTCTTACGATATCGGTTTTCAGTGGATTTCAGGTTGTATGGAACGTGGTCATAACATCATGCACGTTGTATTAGACAACGAAGTATATGCAAATACAGGTGGTCAGCGTTCATCCTCTACTCCAATAGGTGGACATACTACGACTTCTCAAGCAGGAACTCACTCTTACGGAGAGAAGAAAAATAAAAAAGATATGGTATCTATTATGGCTAGTCACCATATCCCATATTCTGCACAAGTTGCTCCAAATAAATGGAAAGACATGGTTAAGAAAATTCAACACGGTTTTTCTGTTGAAGGTCCAGTATTTATAAATGCTGCATCTCCATGTACGACTGAGTGGAAATTTGATCCAAAAGATACAATGCACTTAGCTGATTTAGCTACAGATTCATTAGTATTCCCACTATATGAAATCATTGACGGTCGTGAGTTAAACATCACTTACAGACCTAAAAATGTTGTGCCTGTTGAAGAGTATTTAGCAGCACAAGGACGTTTTAAGCACTTATTTAAAGATGAGTATAAATATCTTATAAAAGAGTGGCAAGAGCGTATTGATGAGAATTGGGCGTATCTAAATCGTCGTGAAGAAGCTAGAGTATAA